In Nicotiana tabacum cultivar K326 chromosome 17, ASM71507v2, whole genome shotgun sequence, one DNA window encodes the following:
- the LOC107801133 gene encoding uncharacterized protein LOC107801133: MGCCTPKIKKVLKIGCGITAILLIILLVVGIILYFTILKPKDPKVTIQSVTLESIRFEPFPAFHLNITIGLILTIHNRNYGSFKYDSSRAYVTYRDDPAAEAPIEADTIPARKDHDVNTTVLINSDGFSKNPNFLGDFISGCLNFTSSTTLHGKVTVFKVLKHKATTVSICDISVFTKFQNASSLCKSKIKF, translated from the coding sequence ATGGGATGCTGCACCCCAAAGATAAAAAAAGTCCTCAAAATAGGTTGTGGCATCACAGCAATACTCCTAATTATTCTTCTAGTTGTTGGCATTATCCTATATTTCACTATCCTTAAGCCAAAAGATCCAAAAGTCACAATTCAGTCTGTCACATTAGAGTCCATAAGATTTGAGCCATTTCCAGCATTTCACCTCAACATAACAATTGGCCTAATCCTCACTATTCATAACAGGAATTATGGAAGCTTCAAGTATGATAGTAGCAGAGCTTATGTGACTTATCGCGACGATCCAGCAGCTGAAGCACCAATTGAAGCAGACACCATCCCAGCTAGAAAAGATCATGATGTGAACACAACTGTGCTAATTAATTCAGATGGTTTCTCTAAGAATCCTAATTTCTTAGGAGATTTTATTTCTGGGTGCTTGAATTTTACTTCATCAACCACTTTACACGGGAAAGTCACTGTGTTCAAAGTTTTGAAGCACAAAGCCACAACAGTTAGCATCTGTGACATC
- the LOC107801132 gene encoding uncharacterized protein LOC107801132: protein MGGDRSKSTSSSEEDGDADWRAAIDSVASTTTFSKTTAKPHSSSAATNEDEIDTKRPQNLKHYQIKAQKTLEDILDKTIEIVRDIDHASQEAPSVNGGGIRLFKRAPLGIVFDHTDELQQPRKKPRIHPGKGIEEKSKEFKYQIKSVAVDGMDILAASKNACQKSLARLEAREAAVKAAAKREEERVAALKGIRGERWLPSVAREMQLRLQRR, encoded by the exons ATGGGTGGTGATCGGAGCAAGAGCACGAGCAGCAGTGAAGAGGACGGAGATGCTGATTGGAGAGCTGCTATAGATTCTGTCGCTTCCACTACTACATTTAGCAAAACTACCGCCAAACCTCATTCCTCATCCGCTGCTACTAACGAAGATGAAATTGATactaaacgaccccagaatcTCAAACATTATCAAATAAAG GCCCAGAAGACTTTGGAAGACATCTTAGACAAGACTATAGAAATAGTGAGAGACATTGATCATGCTTCGCAGGAAGCTCCCTCGGTGAATGGAGGCGGAATCCGATTGTTCAAGCGTGCTCCACTAGGGATTGTGTTTGATCACACag ATGAACTCCAACAACCCAGAAAGAAACCAAGAATTCATCCTGGGAAAGGAATTGAGGAGAAGTCAAAAGAG TTTAAATACCAAATCAAGTCCGTTGCTGTTGATGGGATGGATATTTTAGCTGCATCAAAAAATGCTTGCCAGAAATCATTGGCTAGACTAGAAGCAAGAGAAGCAGCAGTTAAAGCTGCTGctaaaagagaggaagaaagagTTGCAGCACTAAAAGGAATTAGGGGGGAGAGATGGCTCCCTTCTGTGGCCAGAGAAATGCAGTTAAGGCTTCAACGACGTTGA
- the LOC107801136 gene encoding peptidyl-prolyl cis-trans isomerase CYP65: MGKKQHSKDRMFITKTEWATEWGGAKSKELKTPFKRLPFYCCALTFTPFEDPVCTEDGSVFEIVHIVPYIRKYGKNPVTGAPLKQEDLIPLTFHKNAEGEYHCPVLNKVFTEFTHIVAVRTTGNVFCYEAVKELNIKTKNWKELLTDEPFTREDLITIQNPNALDAKVLLDFDHVKKSLTVDDEEIQKMQSDPSYNINITGDIKQMLKELGSEKAKEIALHGGGGNKAQNERAAALAAILAARSRIKDDAKTKENGEGTAKQTFSIVDAASASVHGRSAAAAKSGSTDKTAARIALHMLGERTPVNAKLVKSRFTTGAASRSFTSTSYDPVTKNEYEYVKVEKNPKKKGYIQLHTTHGDLNIELHCDITPRTCENFITLCERGYYNGVAFHRNIRNFMIQGGDPTGTGRGGESIWGKPFKDEVHSKLLHSGRGVVSMANSGPHSNGSQFFILYKSATHLNFKHTVFGMVVGGLTTLSAMEKVPVDDDDRPLEEIKIISIEVYVNPYAELDEEEEKTNDDKKTEDEDNEKVGSWYSNPGTGTSEIQAVGSGVGKYLKARAAQADSKTSSDSSLPPISAAKKRKTGTSTELKDFSAW, from the exons ATGGGGAAGAAACAGCACAGTAAAGATCGAATGTTCATAACCAAGACCGAATGGGCCACCGAATGGGGCGGCGCTAAATCCAAAGAGCTTAAAACCCCTTTTAAACGGCTCCCCTTCTATTGCTGCGC TCTTACATTTACACCATTTGAGGACCCAGTATGCACAGAAGATGGCAGCGTCTTTGAAATAGT GCATATAGTTCCATATATCAGGAAATACGGGAAGAATCCAGTGACTGGAGCTCCTTTGAAGCAAGAGGACTTAATTCCTCTTACTTTCCACAAGAATGCTGAAG GAGAGTATCATTGTCCTGTCTTGAACAAGGTTTTTACGGAATTTACACATATAGTTGCTGTAAGAACTACAGGGAATGTTTTCTGTTATGAG GCAGTTAAAGAATTGAATATCAAGACAAAGAACTGGAAGGAGCTTCTCACTGATGAACCATTCACTAGAGAAGACCTTATAACGATTCAA AATCCTAATGCACTGGATGCCAAGGTGCTTCTAGATTTTGATCATGTTAAGAAAAGTTTAACGGTTGATGATGAAG AAATACAGAAAATGCAGTCTGACCCTTCATACAACATAAATATTACTGGGGACATCAAACAAATGCTTAAGGAACTTGGAAGTGAGAAAGCAAAAGAGATTGCACTGCATGGTGGAGGTGGGAATAAGGCACAGAATGAAAGAGCTGCTGCTCTTGCTGCTATTTTAGCTGCAAGATCGCGtatcaaagatgatgcaaaaacaaaggaaaatggTGAAGGTACAGCAAAGCAAACTTTCAGCATTGTGGATGCTGCATCGGCATCAGTTCATGGAAGAAGTGCAGCTGCTGCAAAGTCTGGTTCAACTGATAAAACAGCTGCACGGATAGCTTTGCACATGTTGGGTGAAAGGACACCAGTGAATGCTAAGCTG GTTAAGAGTCGTTTTACCACTGGTGCTGCTTCTCGATCCTTCACTTCCACCTCCTATGATCCAGTAACAAAGAATGAATATGAATATGTTAAAGTTGAGAAAAATCCCAAGAAGAAAGGTTACATCCAGCTGCATACAACACATGGTGATTTGAACATTGAGCTTCATTGTGACATAACACCAAGGACATGTGAAAACTTCATTACTCTTTGTGAACGAGGATATTACAATGGAGTAGCGTTTCATAGAAATATCCG GAATTTCATGATTCAGGGTGGTGACCCAACTGGCACAGGGAGAGGAGGTGAGTCTATCTGGGGAAAGCCCTTCAAGGATGAAGTACACTCCAAGTTGCTGCATTCTGGTAGAGGTGTTGTTAGCATGGCTAACTCTGGTCCTCACTCAAATGGTTCACAGTTCTTCATCCTGTACAAGTCTGCCACTCACTTAAATTTCAAACATACCGTCTTTGGTATGGTTGTTGGAGGCTTGACAACACTTTCAGCTATGGAGAAAGTTCCTGTCGATGACGATGACCGACCTCtg GAAGAGATCAAGATAATAAGCATAGAAGTTTATGTCAATCCCTATGCGGAgcttgatgaagaagaagagaaaacaaatgatGACAAGAAAACTGAGGATGAAGATAAT GAGAAGGTTGGATCATGGTACAGCAACCCTGGAACAGGTACCTCAGAGATTCAAGCTGTTGGCAGTGGGGTTGGGAAGTATTTGAAAGCAAGGGCTGCACAGGCCGACTCCAAAACTTCTTCTGATAGTAGTCTACCACCTATTTCTGCGGCAAAGAAGAGAAAAACGGGCACATCAACAGAGCTTAAAGATTTCTCAGCATGGTAG
- the LOC107801134 gene encoding protein SHORT-ROOT-like gives MDTLFRLVNLQQQQQQSDQSFNSSRTSSSSRSSNKQNTYTTYNYPSHHNQEDEECFNFFMDEDDFSSNSSSKHNNYPPPYHYQHHHQQQQFSNTPTPTTTSSTPTQSHQYYDQFSPARDLNLEFGSSFSGKWATDILLETSRAIADKNSTRVQQLMWMLNELSSPYGDTEQKLASYFLQALFSRMTDSGERCYRTLVSASDKTCSFESTRKLVLKFQEVSPWTTFGHVASNGAIMEAFEGESKLHIIDISNTYCTQWPTLLEALATRTDETPHLRLTTVVVGGATGGTAAVQKVMKEIGSRMEKFARLMGVPFKFNVIHHMGNLSELDVGALDIKEDEALAINCIGALHSVSPAGNRRDYLISLFRRLQPRIVTIVEEEADLDVGVDGFDFVKGFQECLRWIRVYFESLDDSFPKTSNERLMLERQAGRSIVDLLACPPSESMERRETGAKWLHRLHAGGFSPVLYSDEVCDDVRALLRRYKEGWSMTQCGGDSAGIFLSWKEQPVVWASAWKP, from the coding sequence ATGGATACTTTGTTTAGATTAGTTaatcttcaacaacaacaacaacaatctgaTCAATCCTTTAACTCCAGTAGAACTTCAAGCAGCTCTCGATCTTCTAATAAACAAAATACCTACACTACTTACAATTACCCTTCTCATCATAATCAAGAAGACGAAGAATGCTTCAACTTTTTCATGGATGAAGATGACTTCTCTTCTAATTCCTCTTCTAAACACAACAACTACCCTCCTCCTTATCATTACCAacaccaccaccaacaacaacaattttCCAACACTCCTACACCGACAACCACTAGCAGTACTCCCACACAATCTCATCAGTACTATGATCAGTTCTCCCCAGCACGTGACTTAAACCTCGAATTCGGTTCTTCGTTTTCTGGCAAGTGGGCAACGGACATCCTTCTAGAAACTTCCCGAGCCATTGCTGATAAGAACAGCACACGTGTCCAGCAGCTGATGTGGATGTTGAATGAGCTAAGTTCTCCCTATGGTGACACCGAGCAAAAATTGGCTTCTTATTTTTTGCAGGCCTTGTTTAGTCGAATGACGGATTCTGGCGAACGTTGTTATAGAACTTTGGTGTCTGCTTCTGATAAAACATGTTCGTTCGAGTCAACGAGgaaattggttttgaaattcCAGGAAGTTAGCCCGTGGACAACTTTTGGTCACGTTGCGTCCAATGGTGCAATTATGGAAGCGTTCGAAGGTGAAAGTAAGTTGCATATAATTGATATTAGCAACACGTATTGTACTCAATGGCCAACTTTGCTTGAAGCTCTTGCTACTCGTACTGATGAAACTCCTCATCTCCGACTCACCACCGTGGTCGTAGGTGGCGCCACCGGAGGAACGGCGGCTGTGCAAAAAGTTATGAAAGAGATCGGGAGCAGAATGGAAAAATTTgctaggcttatgggtgtgccatTTAAGTTTAATGTCATACATCATATGGGAAACTTATCTGAATTGGATGTTGGTGCGTTAGATATTAAAGAAGATGAAGCGCTAGCTATTAATTGTATCGGCGCGTTACATTCGGTTTCACCAGCTGGAAATCGGAGGgattatttgatatcattgtttAGGAGATTACAGCCTAGGATTGTGACTATTGTGGAAGAAGAAGCTGATCTTGATGTTGGAGTTGATGGTTTTGATTTCGTTAAGGGTTTTCAAGAATGTTTGAGATGGATTAGGGTTTATTTTGAATCATTAGACGACAGTTTCCCTAAGACAAGTAACGAACGTTTGATGCTAGAGAGACAAGCAGGACGGTCTATTGTTGATTTACTGGCTTGCCCTCCATCAGAGTCAATGGAGAGGCGGGAAACAGGGGCAAAATGGTTACATCGTTTGCATGCAGGAGGGTTTAGTCCGGTTTTATATAGTGATGAAGTTTGTGATGATGTGAGGGCTTTGTTAAGGAGGTATAAAGAAGGGTGGTCAATGACACAGTGCGGCGGAGATTCCGCCGGAATATTCCTGTCGTGGAAGGAACAGCCGGTGGTGTGGGCCAGTGCATGGAAGCCTTAG